The Hippocampus zosterae strain Florida chromosome 2, ASM2543408v3, whole genome shotgun sequence genome contains the following window.
AATTAtgtgtggaaaataatttaGGGAATTCATTTATGACACCAATCATTTCCCCCACCTGATAGCTTGTGATAACACCGCTACTTTGCTTTTTGGAGACTGATTGTTGTTACCTTAAATACAGTGtacatgtgttgtttttatttttgaagtagAACTCAAGGCCATTCCAAGAATGGACGTCACATCAAAATATTCTCTGAATTCATGCAGGCTTGTGCTTAAAATGTCATTCAAAGccaaaaactaaataaacacATCCAGTCACTAGACACACTCCATTAACAAATATTCACGTGGCAGGCAAATCATTTGTACCCTTATGCTTGTCAGCTTGTGTAACACAAGTATGAACACACATATACTATCACATCCACACAAAAATGACAAGACTGCACTACTTTTTATATAGCTTCAAACAACACTTTCCCCACTTATCGACACACCTTCTCCAAGCCATCCACCTCCGAAAGCACATGCATGACAAATTGCCAAACAATTGAAAAATAGAATACTATCTTGTGTGCATGTGCTTGCATGTGTGGGTGAACAAGTACTCACCtatcacacacacttgcacagaaAACGTTACATTAAAAGAGCCGCAATCGCCAGAGAGACCCAGCACGGGTGGATATTCCATGCCCAAGTCCAGAGTGGGCGTGGCCTTGGTAGGGTTGCTAAGCCGACAGTGTCCAGATGTGCGCCCTTATTTACGAACAGTGACGCACACAATCACTTGCTGCGAATAGTTTTGAAACCAATGTGCTACACACAATAGTAGGagtgtgcacgcacgcacacacacaggtagaGAAATTAAGAGCTAAGAAGATTTTGGAGTTAAAAATAACCAAAGCAGGAGGCAGGAGGCCAGAGCAGTGCGCTGCCAATCCACCTGGCCTGCTTGGATAATAACATACAGACCTGTGCAAGGCCACATTTGCATTTATCAATCAATGAATGTAGCCCACTAAAGGGCAACGCGTGACTCACATTTAaccaaatcagattttttttccaacttccaCATGAGCATGTGCAGCTCCAAGAACATACTGctagtatacacacacagacataaaaAGTCATCATTCAGAACATGGATTTGATAATCTGTCCCTCGTGGTCTAATTTCTGTgcccaaaaaatgaaattatagGAGGTACGCAGAATATATGCAAACACAAGTAAGACACATGCCATACAGGTATTTCCTGTGATGTTTGGGGAGAAAGATAGTAGTAGTAGCACATAGACTCGATCCAAAAAGTATTCATACtaatgatgggaaaatgaagcttcaagatgcttcatgaaccacttgttttatttttgactcCAAGAGATGACACATCCTTGCTCATCGATGGAACATTTTTGCACTGATTTatctttttcaatttatttattttttttacatcacaaaaaaattgtcatttgaacAGGGACGTGTAGACTTTTTCTTCCACTATCCATCTCAAATTGCATGCAGTCTTGCCAGTTTTGATTGTGAAGCTATAGAGGTAATCATATGGAGGGAAATGGCAAACGTTCCAAGATATGGTAAGATGGTAAGACCTCATCTACATGACTTTTTGCACAAATTCAAAATGTGAGAAGAACAAGCAAAACTCACCTCTTTTACGTGCATGTTTTCGAGTTGAGCTTCAGCCTCCTGTGCAGCCATAGCTAAGATGCCCGTTCTCTGTCCCCGGCCCCACTGCCCGTGACCTTGACCCTGAAGCATCTCCAAGAGCCTCTGGATGCTCTCATCTCTGGCACCCAGCGTCTGCTTTTGAGAGTCAATTCTCATCTCCATCTCTTCCATTGTTTTTCTCAGCAGGAACAGCTCCTTGGCCTGACGCTCGTGCTCCGACTGCAGGTGCACAAAATTCTCATGTGACGGATCCAGAGGTGGTGAGGAGAAGCCATCACAGCCTGGCACTTGGCAAGGGCTGCAACGCCGAACCAAATTGGGGTTGGGGATCGCTGCATGATTCGGGCTGTGTTTTGGTCCGGGATGAAGCGTGCCGGCTGGGCTGACTCTCTGTGCGGCTATCGGACTGGCCGAGCCATACCCAGAGCTGTGGATGATGACATCCGCTTCCTGCTGCCTTAGATTCAATGTGTTGGAGGGACTCGCTCTCGGGCTGTTCTTTGGTCCAGAACTGTGGAGATTGCTGGGACTTTCTCGGGGAGTGCGGCCAGGACTGAGCCCTCCTCTGTGCTCCTGGTCCAGGCTAATGTCACGACAGGAACCGGAGGTCCCGTGCTGATGGGGTTGCTGTAGGCGGCTGTTCATCTCCCTGTGAGCTCTCAGCTCCTCCTGGAGCTCCTCAACTGTCAGTGGAAGCTGTTAGAAAATGGAGAAAGTAAACAAAATAGATCCTTCTGTTATGTTCAAGTGTTTGATTGGGTACAATGAATCAGAAGCACATGAAGAAAGCCACCGAGAAAGTTGAAACCTGCTTGTAGAATACTTTGTCCTCACGGGGGCGGCATTTCACTTTTAAACATTGTGAGATGATGAATGTCGCGTTGGAGGGGGACAGAAGTACACGTGGTAAACATGTCGTGGTGGAAGATTGCTACTTGTGTAAATGAAACTAGAGCAGTTATTATAACAAAtgtcataatataataatataatatatcatctatcattccatttcctttagagcagtggttcttaacctttttagaggtaccgaacccaaccggtTAATacgcacattcactgaacccttcatgagtgaaaaataaaaatatatttttttacaaattcaagacataaaaaacacacacatttattaaaaactgaaaaaagtaaataaaatttcaagagataagtatacagtacttttttttttaattgtacgacagtcacatgttgacgaccaagcgaactaaattttccACAACACTGATTCGACAAGCAATGTGAtgatctgcagccagtgatggccaggagggcgtgtcataactaatacgctccatggcagaggttccgttgaacccctgagaccgactcaccgaacccctgggtttcgatcgaacccaggttaagaaccactactTTAGAGCCTACGGGCTGAATTATGTCCTTGTTGATTTAGAACGCTCTGGATTGATCACCAGGCAATTTAGAATTTGGAAGAATTAATTGATTTTGGGGTCATTGTATCTTTCAGATGCAATTTGAATAAATGGACCATTAATCACACCATACAAAACTGTCAGTTCTGATTGACTGTTAGCTCGCCAGGGCAAATTAGCGCATGAGATAGAAGCAGACTATAATCAGAGCAAAGGCATATAAAATGGCATTGTCTTGTAAATTAAGATCAGCAAAAAATTGCTTTTTACTTAAGACTTGATCCTGCTTGTATGATTATTGTGTTGGACCAGGTTCGAGACATTATGTGAATGTACTCTATGAAACCCTGCCTATGGATGATACGTGAAACATCAATTTTCTCTTTTAGTTACGGGCACGCACACTCGCAAAAGCCCTTGTGGATGAACAAGCATGTGCACACACAGATGCCCAAGGCTCATCCTGTACTGGCTGTTCTGGACCAGAATTGATTTTTAGTGCCAGTCCAGCCCCGGACTGACATTATGGAAGGTGTCAAATAGGCCTTCAGAGAGCCGCCACAAAGGTCAAATTGTCTTTGACAGATTgtcaaaaaaccccaaaactgaATATTCCTGTTCTGCTCTCATATTTAAAAGGTGGGTGGCACCAAGGACACGCAGCTGAGATGAAAGGAGGCGTGGGTGACATTCCTCCCTCCCTTACAGGTCACCGCAAGATGCTAAAACTAAACACTAggtcagtacacacacacaatatgtaccggtacatgcatACACAGCAGATGGTTAGGTGGGAGTCTGTTTGGCAATAATTGGCACAGCTGAGGGAGAAAGTGACATTCCGTATGCAAATGAAACAGTTTGGATGTTGACAACTTTGCAAGGTGACTCAAAGGATAAATGATACAGAAAATGAATCATCCACCCTGGAACAAGGAAGGGGATAGATGAGTTGAACTCAAGAGTTTAAACACATGGGGgaaacaatatgaaaaaaaatgtacgctaaaatattgaaataagagAATAAGAGGTGTTGAGATGTGATTATGAACCGTCTTTCTGGCCTTTGAGTGTGGTCAATCTCCCAGTGCTCGCTCTTCGCTGGTACTCCAGAAAAGTGTCACAATTTGCAGATTTCTTTTCaagatttaaaacatttttttataatatAGTCTGTGTTTGTTTAGTATGGAGTTTTGGTGggggtttgtgtgtttgttttttcccttttcctcCATATTTATGAACAATACACATTCGAGGTTTATCAGCATTTTTAGAATAATTTTTgtgggttcattttttttctctcaaatgcaTTTTCGCTATCCGCAGACCGATTCAGTCCCTAGCGGCAACCCCCTGCCGAATAGCAGTGGTCCACTATATTCTTAATTTCTCATCAAACTGCGAGTGGGGCAACcagaagagatttttttttttttattcttctatTGGAAAGTTTAACACCGAGTAgggctgattcaaatgatcagctcaaacAAGCTTCGGAGGAACCtgataacaatcctgatcattttaatcaggtCTGTTGGAGGAGGGATAAATCTAAAAAATGCAAGATAGCGAGCCTCAAGGACCACAATTCGTGACAAATTCGTGCGAAACAGTAAACTGTTCAACCTTATTAATTACTGTAAATACAACATTACAATACAACATTAATTGTCCAATTAATTGGTTACCAgagggtttttcttttttctgccaaataaatcataaataaaaaaagtcccTATCAGTCCAATCCTAAGAAGGTTAAGGTAGATGATTCAGAGTATTTAGGAGATGCAGTGGCGCAAACATGAAAGTTGCTAGAAATATAACAGTAAAGTGCAGATATGTGAAAATCCCACTCAAGTACaggaacaacatttttttttcttcgtttttttACTCAGTTACACATTACAACAATGCTTTCAGGAGTAGCTTTTAAGCTGTGTTGGACTCTGGTAAGCACTAAGAAGGCCAGTTCCCATGGAAACTCAAGCACGAAGCCTTGAAAGCATCTTTCCAAGTGAAGTGGAAAGTAGCTTTTCTTTGCAACCTGAATGACGGCTACACATAAGGTATGAGAAGAGGTTTGACATCTGCGTGAGACACACAAATAGAAACGAACACAGATTTACTTGTGTGAACATGACTCACTGTTGACGTACATGTTGACTCGTTTGGTGCAAAGTGCAGGACCATTGCCGTGGATATGAACACTGGTGGTTCATTCATTTAAACTGGttataaaaaaaatggtcaaatatGAGATGAAAACAAGGATGATGACTTACCTGAATGTTATCTTGATCTTCCTTGTAACAGTCCTTGAGTGCAGAGCTCCTTGCTCCATCCTCCCGCCTCATGCCTTTGTCTCCCTTGGCATCCACACTCCAAAGGCGGGCACTGTTAATACTGTGGCCCGTCTTTCCATCCTTGCTTCCATCCAATTCTTTTCTTAGGCTGTCATTTTCCCTCTGGAGCTCTCTCAGCTGAGCCTGAAGATCAGATGCAGAAGGCGCCTCGTGATCGCTCGAGTCCAGCGCCTGTGGGCGTCTCCCCGACTGCCGCTGTAGACTGCAAGTCCCTGCAGGGCGAACGTTTCGGCCTTTGCCGTAGTGGTTGGATGGGTGAATCGAGTCAGTGGAGTTGACATTTGGGTTGCTGCCCGCACCACGGCCACTGTGGGAGAAGCGGCTGGTGTTCCTTCCAAGTGTCATGGTGCCTTTAGGATAACTTCCAGAGGGTTCCAAAGCATCCCGCTCGCAGGAGTATATGCCAGAAGTGCCGTAAGCCGCATTGAAAGACTGGATGTTTTCCATTGACATCGTTTTTCCCCCTGGGGCTGTTGCGGAGCCACTGGTCTCCTTTGTATGTGTTACTCCTCCAGGTTTCTTTGGACCGAGCCTTGACATTGATTCCTGACCTCCAGGTACTTTTGAAATGGGTGTGGAGACCGAGCCAGGTTCCAGTCCTGAGCGGCAGCCTGGGGTTGAACTGGTCTTAGTCTGTTTACCTTTGGCCTGTTTTGCAGACCTTGAAAAGCGTGAATGAGATGCAGTGCCATCTGCACGCCCGCTGCTCTTTGAGACAGCAGACAGTTTGCATTGCGCCGGCTTGGCTCGAACATTTAGAGGCATTTTTATATGGCTACATTTGGCATTTTTAGGACAAACTTAAGGACAATGGTTTTATATCCCTTTATGGACTCACTTTGTGGGTTTAGATGGCCAACTCCTGGCCTCTCAGTTTTTACCTGCCCATCGTGGATTTGATGGGGGCTTGAGGGTGAGACATCCAGTGTTTTGTCCTAATAACTGAACGAGGTTGCCATGGGCAACAGGCAACACGGCTCCCAAATACAGCAACCCAACATGAATTGGTTTCAGCTCCAGAACCGGACATCATGGATCCTtgacaacagaaaaataaaaatcagtcaaAAGAAAAGATATATCGGGCGTTAAGGTACAgtgggcaactggttagcacatctgccccacagtgcagaggtttggGGTTCGACTCCGgctctcctgtgtggagtttgtatgttctcctcgtgcttgcGTGGttttactccggtttcctcccacattcccaaaacatgcatggcaggctgattgaacactctaaattgtccctcagtgtgagtgtgagcgtgagcgtggatggttgttcgtttctgtgtgccctgcgattggctggcaaccggttcggggtgtccccggcctactgccccaagacagctgggacaggctccagaacgcccgtgacccttgtgaggataaatggattatAAAACGGATGGATGTATGGAAAAGACAGCTCAATCCTGAATCTTAATTAATTCAACTGaaaattactttttgttttcatatttgtgGTGTGATGAAGGTTGTTGAATTGTTTATTATTACTAGTTCTAGGCATTTGTTTCATAGGTGTAGCTCACAAATTTGAATGTGAGATTATGCACTCTGAtgccattttgcatttttacaatttagtaaaaatgaacaaaatggaacTAAATTGAGGACTTGATTGACAATTTAGcttgcaataaataaatcaccttGAAAAACCAATAGCCATTCATTTATAGATTTgaaatttactcacaaatgtgtcattttacgCCTGCAACACAGGTGTAAAATCTGTTTCGCAGTTTAAACTTTAAAAAGTCAAGTTTTCAGTAACCACATGTAGCAGCTGCAAATGGTTGAAagtgcttcttttcttttttttttttgcttgcagaGTTGAGTAATTTAGCTACCTGTTTGCAGTTCAACTTTTTTTAGCCCCAGTTAAGTCAGAAAAGGTCATTttatagtttttgttttcataccgTCCACGATACCGCAATATTTTTGGTCACGGCTATCATACCGTCAGACGCTAAGATCTACCCATGCCAACTGGGCGCCAATCGCTTGCAGGGCAACTACAGACAAACAAGCATGTACACTCACATTCTCACCTAAAGACAAactagagtcttcaattaatctAAGAAacgttttggaacgtgggaggaaacaggaataCCCATGCAGAGAAAATCCACAAGAAGACAGAGGACAGATTCAAACCCCTAAACTCAAAACTGTAAAAGCAGATTTCCACATTCGCTGTGCCAACCATGGAGAGTCAAAAACATCTATTTGTGATGGGCCAGATATTGGAATGGCCTGTAAAGCATAGGCAAATCCAAAACATTATCCCTCCTCTAATCCAAAAGGATTGGACGGTAGTGGTCACTGCACAACATTCAATTGAGTGATTGGTTAATCTGCGTGTCAATCATCACACAGCCGTCAATCTCTCATCCCTCCTCGTTGCACACAATGAATTAATCTTTTGGAATCACCAAAAATGTTGCTACAACAGCGGACATGTGACTGGTTTGGACATTTTAAACCGGCGTGGCATAAAGTCACTGACAGCCAATATAACAAGTTACACAGTGCGATAActaagagcaaaacaaaaaccgaGCAAAATCAATTGTAACAATGTATCAACTGCAAGTACCTCCATGTATTTCCCTTGTTCCCCAAATTGTCGTGACGGCCAACTGTTGCCTGGAACAAAACTCGTTGCTTTGCCGAGTGACGTCACTAAAAGACGCCCTGACACCTTCGTAAAACATTTCAACTCGCCATCCACTATTTTTATGGCATGCGAGTGTAAAAGGTTGCCTGCTGCGCCTCTTCCTgcagacgccgccgccgccacggcGCAGCTCTACTGCAACTGTATGAGGGGATTAGTTTCTTGCTCCTATGCGCGCGGCTACATGCTACACGACTCCGATGCCTTATATAATAATTAATCTCAATCTACATAGTTGTCATGCACATAGTTGACAGCGAGGAAACACGGAACCCCCCTTCACCGGCTTCCACGTACGCACCTCTCTTGCAACAACCGGTGGCTGGCTCCTCCACCTGTCCGGAGTGGGCTACTCCATCACGGTGTCATCTCTTCAACTGTGCCTCTTTTCGTGCGTGACCTCTGCTGCCTGCCAGCATTCGTGGTGTCCGCGTGGGCTCGCTCGCGCTCCCAACTGTTGGCGCGTGCGCGACAGGACTGCTGCCCCAGCTCCATGGACATGTAGGCTAGGATTGGACCgtttcatcatcattatcatcatcaccaccagcagcagcatcatcatcatagcTTTCAGACATGGGCGACAAGTGATCATAAAACTTGCTGTTCATTTTCCATTCACACTTAATGTTTGCAGGTCAATCTGGACCTGGGCTAATGTCACTctatctattttctaatccgcttaccctcacaagggtcgtgggcatgctggagcctattccagctgtctttgggcagtaggccgggtacagaccagccaatcgcaagccacacacagaccaacacccatccgcactcacaatcacacctagggacaattttagagtggggTCAGcaacctttttgagagtgagagagatACCGTGTgtactgattgtgtgaagggctaccaaattgatacacgtctaaaaTAACATCTGTACACATTACATTAAATAATattagaatgtgttatttttaatacttaatgattttaatttttcagGCTGTGGTCGTCTTAAAAatgtctcacaatactgccagtgtttgcatttttaaatcataatttctacgagcaaatcacaatcctagcactggagggctattggtgtggtcctcaTGGGCTAAGTGGtgccacgttggtgaccccttatttagtgtgttccattcaccggccatgcatgtttttggaatggggaaggaaaccggagtgcccagagaaaacgcacacaggcatgcaaactccacacagggagcccggggcctagaatcgaaccccaaacttctgcattgtgaggtggacgtgcccACTGAGCATATCCACCATGTCAAATTATGAAGTAGAGCTCTAAAAATAATAGCCTGACCTTCATTAATTATTAATCTATAATTGTTTCACAGAGacagcattttttgtttgtttttacatcaaAAACATAACTGTCTTCTTGCTATAGCTTctgattaccttttttttcatccatccatccatccatccatcctgggtgacatagtctctccagcgtgtcctgggtcttcctcggggtctcctcccgatgGGACattcccggaacacctcacaagggaggcgctcaggaggcatccgaatcagatgcccaaaccacctcatctggctcctctcgatgtggaggagaagcggctcgactctgagcccctcccggatgaccgagcttcaaACCTTATCtctccgggatctcgttctttcggtcacgacccatagctcgtgaccatagatgagcgTTGGGaagtagatcgaccggtaaattgagagcttcgcccttaggctcagctccttcttcaccacgacagaccgatacaacgtccgcatcacagcagacactgcaccgatccgcctgtcgatctctcgctccctcctgctaTCCCTcccgtgaacaagaccccaagatacttgaactcctccacttggggcaagatctcctccccgacccggagggggcactccacccttttccgactgaggaccatggtttcagatttggaggtgctgattctcatcccaaccgcttcacccactgttccacggccgggacgaaaaccacactgctcctcctcaatctgaggctcgacttcgtgatggaccctcctctccagcacccctgaatagaccttaccagggaggctgaggagtgtgatccctctgtagttggaacacaccctccggtccccctttttaaaaagagggactaccacaccggcctgccaatccagaggcactctccctgttgaccacgcgatgttacacaggcgtgtcaaccaggacagccccacaacatccagagccttgaggaactccgggcggatctcatccacccctgggtccttgccaccgaggagctttttaaccacatcggtgacttcaaccacagagataggagagcccacctcagagtccccaggctctgcttcctccaaggaaggcgtgttggtggagttgaggaggtcttcgaagtactctgcccaccgattcacaacgtcccgagtcgaagtcagcagcgccccatccccactgtacacagtgttagtggtgcactgcttccccctcctgagacgtcggatggtggaccagaatttcctcaaagccgtccggaagtcggcttccatggcctcaccgaactcttcccacgctctggtttttgcctcggcgaccaccgaagctgcgttccgcttggccagtcaatacccgtcagctgcctctggggtcccacaggccataaaggctcggtaggactccttcttcagcttgacggcatcccttactgctggtgtccaccagcgagtatgggggttgccgccacgacaggcaccaaccaccttaaaGCCACAACTCaaattggccgcctcaacaatagaggcacggaacatggtccactcgggctcaatgtcccccgcctcccccggaacatgggaaaagctctgtcggaggtgggagttgaaactccttctgacaggggattccgcaagacgctcccaacaaaccctcacaatacgtttgggtctaccaggacggact
Protein-coding sequences here:
- the LOC127595580 gene encoding ERC protein 2-like isoform X2, which codes for MPLNVRAKPAQCKLSAVSKSSGRADGTASHSRFSRSAKQAKGKQTKTSSTPGCRSGLEPGSVSTPISKVPGGQESMSRLGPKKPGGVTHTKETSGSATAPGGKTMSMENIQSFNAAYGTSGIYSCERDALEPSGSYPKGTMTLGRNTSRFSHSGRGAGSNPNVNSTDSIHPSNHYGKGRNVRPAGTCSLQRQSGRRPQALDSSDHEAPSASDLQAQLRELQRENDSLRKELDGSKDGKTGHSINSARLWSVDAKGDKGMRREDGARSSALKDCYKEDQDNIQLPLTVEELQEELRAHREMNSRLQQPHQHGTSGSCRDISLDQEHRGGLSPGRTPRESPSNLHSSGPKNSPRASPSNTLNLRQQEADVIIHSSGYGSASPIAAQRVSPAGTLHPGPKHSPNHAAIPNPNLVRRCSPCQVPGCDGFSSPPLDPSHENFVHLQSEHERQAKELFLLRKTMEEMEMRIDSQKQTLGARDESIQRLLEMLQGQGHGQWGRGQRTGILAMAAQEAEAQLENMHVKEIEQLKRELNRKEPEMQALQTKLETLANQNSDCKQHIEVLKESLNAKEQRANTLQTEVDALRVRLEEKEQFLTKKNKQLQDLTDEKSTLTGEIRDMKDMLDVKERKVKVLQKKIDNLLEQLRDKDKQLSGLRDRVQGLQTDSSNTDTALATLEEALSEKERVIETLREQKERADRVQLEELERLRKDNQELKDKLSTLQSQKLSSSQPAIMGPKQGQRPDGEVPAQIEALPAVSSTAANPEDTLHKCPDIAARLRLLEQEVARYREESGKSQAEVARLMAALNDAEVDRSGREKKINELERQIKSPRIQKQTVELRKDAQPDGHQHSLSQLEELMGALEKTRQELDTTKLHLSSTQHSLHERDRHLNSLRQERRKQLEEILEMKQQALLAAISEKDANIALLELSPSKRRKAQEEVMALKREKDRLMHQLKQQTQNRMKMMADNCEEDRIHSQHHPRHSVHLHSSNMHHRSLPRGPPHANHRSPMDQEDEEGIWA
- the LOC127595580 gene encoding ERC protein 2-like isoform X3, giving the protein MPLNVRAKPAQCKLSAVSKSSGRADGTASHSRFSRSAKQAKGKQTKTSSTPGCRSGLEPGSVSTPISKVPGGQESMSRLGPKKPGGVTHTKETSGSATAPGGKTMSMENIQSFNAAYGTSGIYSCERDALEPSGSYPKGTMTLGRNTSRFSHSGRGAGSNPNVNSTDSIHPSNHYGKGRNVRPAGTCSLQRQSGRRPQALDSSDHEAPSASDLQAQLRELQRENDSLRKELDGSKDGKTGHSINSARLWSVDAKGDKGMRREDGARSSALKDCYKEDQDNIQLPLTVEELQEELRAHREMNSRLQQPHQHGTSGSCRDISLDQEHRGGLSPGRTPRESPSNLHSSGPKNSPRASPSNTLNLRQQEADVIIHSSGYGSASPIAAQRVSPAGTLHPGPKHSPNHAAIPNPNLVRRCSPCQVPGCDGFSSPPLDPSHENFVHLQSEHERQAKELFLLRKTMEEMEMRIDSQKQTLGARDESIQRLLEMLQGQGHGQWGRGQRTGILAMAAQEAEAQLENMHVKEDTKISSLERNIRDLEDEVQMLKTSGLLHPDDRQDEFKQVEVYKSHSKFMKNKIEQLKRELNRKEPEMQALQTKLETLANQNSDCKQHIEVLKESLNAKEQRANTLQTEVDALRVRLEEKEQFLTKKNKQLQDLTDEKSTLTGEIRDMKDMLDVKERKVKVLQKKIDNLLEQLRDKDKQLSGLRDRVQGLQTDSSNTDTALATLEEALSEKERVIETLREQKERADRVQLEELERLRKDNQELKDKLSTLQSQKLSSSQPAIMGPKQGQRPDGEVPAQIEALPAVSSTAANPEDTLHKCPDIAARLRLLEQEVARYREESGKSQAEVARLMAALNDAEVDRSGREKKINELERQIKSPRIQKQTVELRKDAQPDGHQHSLSQLPLSASQEAMRETAEWIGELENAVRA